A stretch of the Musa acuminata AAA Group cultivar baxijiao chromosome BXJ2-7, Cavendish_Baxijiao_AAA, whole genome shotgun sequence genome encodes the following:
- the LOC103992808 gene encoding basic leucine zipper 61-like, translated as MQRSVGATAQLPPKVPNTMSGNWSYFGHHAAPSAALGPHHFLPAAAPPAPGSQPSWVDEFLDFSAARRSQHRRIASDSVAFLEAPLVDEGGGFDRLDDDQLMSMFSDEVPAPPSSSSGVPASSSSPSDHTDVNEDKAGAADQVAAGGPEEAQSVCKTEPEAVTAAMTTKPAAESETFVDPKRVKRILANRQSAQRSRVRKLQYISELERSVTSLQTEVSALSPRVAFLDHQRSILTMGNSHLKQRIAALAQDKIFKDAHQEALKKEIERLRQVYHQLNLDKMAASNAEPAARTEKELRS; from the exons ATGCAGAGATCAGTGGGAGCAACCGCGCAGCTACCTCCCAAGGTGCCCAACACCATGTCCGGTAACTGGTCTTACTTCGGCCACCACGCCGCCCCCTCCGCTGCATTGGGCCCCCACCATTTCCTCCCGGCTGCCGCGCCGCCCGCCCCCGGCTCCCAGCCCTCCTGGGTGGACGAGTTCCTCGACTTCTCTGCCGCCCGGCGCAGCCAACACCGCCGCATCGCCAGCGACTCCGTCGCCTTCCTCGAGGCCCCGCTCGTCGACGAGGGCGGCGGCTTCGACCGCCTCGATGACGACCAGCTCATGTCCATGTTCTCGGACGAGGTGCCGGCGCCGCCGTCGTCCTCGTCCGGCGTCCCCGCGTCGTCGTCGTCCCCGTCGGACCACACCGACGTCAACGAGGACAAGGCTGGTGCTGCGGATCAGGTGGCGGCGGGTGGGCCGGAAGAGGCGCAAAGCGTATGCAAGACAGAGCCGGAGGCAGTCACCGCGGCGATGACGACCAAACCGGCCGCGGAGTCGGAGACATTCGTTGACCCCAAGAGGGTGAAGAG GATCTTAGCGAACAGGCAGTCGGCGCAGAGGTCCCGAGTGCGCAAGCTTCAGTACATTTCGGAGCTGGAGCGCAGCGTGACATCGTTGCAG ACCGAAGTATCAGCTTTGTCTCCTCGGGTCGCATTCCTGGATCATCAGCGCTCCATTCTCACGATGGGCAATAGCCATCTCAAGCAGCGGATTGCGGCACTCGCGCAGGACAAGATCTTCAAGGATG CACATCAAGAAGCGTTGAAGAAGGAGATCGAGAGACTCAGGCAAGTCTACCATCAGCTGAATCTTGACAAGATGGCGGCGTCCAACGCCGAACCTGCTGCGCGTACGGAGAAGGAATTGCGCAGCTGA
- the LOC103992809 gene encoding RING-H2 finger protein ATL39, producing MSYAPPAGGNGNGIGPPDYPSEDGHSIRTSILSTVLVLLALVMAVIVFVRLYVRYVFTNRFPGDDRRRRRLAAIDFLRFHMAADAVPQAVGLDPSAIAALPAFAYQMATGGEDEGSVAECAVCLSTVEEGEMVRLLPTCKHLFHAGCIDMWLASHVTCPVCRAMVEPPEAAAIDVGETSAPQPSRAEGTSAEETSGSKEGSSVSSRLSASLRRMLSRETSTSRRSQGVAAEDLERQ from the coding sequence ATGTCCTACGCCCCACCGGCCGGCGGCAATGGCAACGGCATCGGCCCACCGGACTACCCATCGGAAGATGGCCACAGCATCAGAACCAGCATCCTCTCGACAGTTCTCGTCTTGCTAGCATTGGTCATGGCGGTCATCGTCTTCGTCCGCCTTTACGTTCGCTACGTCTTCACCAACCGGTTTCCCGGTGacgaccgccgccgccgccgtctcgCCGCCATCGATTTCCTCCGCTTCCATATGGCCGCCGACGCGGTTCCGCAGGCCGTGGGGCTCGACCCCTCCGCGATCGCCGCCCTCCCAGCCTTCGCGTACCAGATGGCCACCGGCGGCGAGGATGAGGGAAGCGTTGCCGAGTGCGCCGTCTGCTTGAGCACGGTGGAGGAAGGGGAGATGGTGAGGCTGCTACCCACCTGCAAGCACCTGTTCCACGCGGGCTGCATCGACATGTGGCTGGCTTCCCACGTCACGTGCCCGGTGTGCCGTGCCATGGTGGAGCCACCGGAGGCTGCGGCGATCGACGTCGGCGAGACGTCGGCGCCGCAGCCGTCGAGAGCCGAGGGAACGTCGGCAGAAGAGACGTCGGGGTCGAAGGAGGGCAGCTCGGTGTCGTCGCGGTTGAGCGCGTCGCTGAGGAGGATGCTGAGCAGGGAGACGTCAACGAGCAGGCGATCACAGGGAGTTGCAGCGGAAGATTTGGAGAGACAGTAA
- the LOC135617917 gene encoding transcription factor PCF5-like, translated as MEEGNRDCYKQHCQRRCTGELIEVPGGHIVRSTGRKDRHSKVYTAKGVRDRRVRLAAHTAIQFYDVQDRLGYDRPSKAVDWLMQNAKTAIDQLADLSRRHQPVDRCVVHELPLQDTSVGHDSIELPMSDAGAVASVGYGFGGSSGSLIPPSLDGDAIDDLVKPFPTVTATASSPSSHGMTYHDYTPDLLLHACGRPQDLRLSLQSFHDPTFRDHHHQSPESTQHFFCSGTTNLAHATTWATCPANKERLGWWNAADGSGAGEFSYNGALPPESAAPRLVNAQVQHCTRREPLGSGNLPSLRAWTSPTAFHPSLASAAADVFTSESYAGFSGFHIPERVQGEEPHNAIANDLQAASSASRQWQKWKENNQ; from the coding sequence ATGGAGGAGGGCAACCGCGACTGCTACAAGCAGCATTGTCAGCGACGGTGCACCGGAGAGCTGATAGAGGTCCCCGGGGGCCATATTGTTCGGTCCACAGGGCGGAAGGACCGGCACAGCAAGGTGTACACCGCCAAAGGCGTGAGGGACCGGCGCGTCCGCCTCGCCGCCCACACCGCCATCCAGTTCTACGACGTCCAGGATCGCCTCGGCTACGACCGCCCCAGTAAGGCCGTCGACTGGCTCATGCAGAATGCCAAGACCGCCATAGACCAGCTCGCGGACCTTTCCCGCCGCCACCAACCCGTCGACCGATGCGTCGTCCATGAGCTTCCCCTGCAAGACACCTCCGTCGGTCACGATTCAATCGAGCTGCCCATGTCCGACGCAGGAGCAGTTGCGTCCGTGGGCTATGGTTTCGGCGGCAGCAGTGGTAGCTTAATCCCTCCTTCGCTAGATGGTGATGCCATCGACGATCTCGTCAAGCCTTTCCCGACCGTCACAGCCACTGCATCGTCGCCTTCAAGCCACGGGATGACGTACCACGATTACACACCCGACCTACTCTTGCACGCCTGCGGCCGACCTCAAGACCTTCGTCTCTCTCTCCAGTCCTTCCACGACCCAACCTTTCGAGATCACCACCACCAGAGTCCTGAATCAACCCAGCACTTCTTTTGCTCTGGCACAACCAACTTGGCTCACGCCACCACTTGGGCGACGTGTCCCGCGAATAAGGAGAGACTGGGATGGTGGAATGCGGCCGATGGCAGCGGCGCCGGAGAGTTCTCGTACAATGGCGCACTGCCACCGGAGTCAGCGGCGCCGCGTCTGGTCAACGCCCAAGTCCAGCATTGCACTCGGAGGGAACCCCTTGGGTCCGGTAATCTGCCTTCCCTTCGTGCTTGGACAAGCCCTACAGCGTTCCATCCGTCACTGGCATCAGCCGCGGCCGATGTGTTCACGTCCGAAAGCTACGCCGGTTTCTCCGGATTCCACATTCCAGAACGAGTTCAGGGCGAAGAGCCGCATAATGCCATTGCCAACGACCTACAGGCTGCTTCCTCTGCTTCTCGCCAATGGCAGAAATGGAAAGAGAACAATCAATGA
- the LOC103992811 gene encoding auxin response factor 3 gives MGIDLNTIEEEAEEEEDEESEQQPAHHVASAVAAEEEACRAASVCLELWHACAGPRIWLPKKGSLVVYLPQGHLEHLRDGGGGRGRGGIGGYDVPPHVLCRVVDVKLHADAATDDVYAQLSLVAENEEYEARLKKGEVEQNAEEENDESISKSLIPHMFCKTLTASDTSTHGGFSVPRRAAEDCFPPLDYKQQRPSQELITKDLHGTEWRFRHIYRGQPRRHLLTTGWSAFVNRKKLISGDAVLFLRGNDGMLRLGVRRAAQFKNICPVSEHQSGNMNLAAFAVVANAVSDKNVFDIYYNPRVSSSEFIIPYRKFVKSLSNSISVGMRFKLLYEGDDATDRRSTGLITGISDMDPVRWPGSKWRCLLVNWDDVVNANQQTRLSPWEIKPTCSVLSSGSLSTTGCKRAKVTLPSVNMDFPIPNGNQCLDLRESASFHKVLQGQEFSRFRIPSSVGVLASHVSEVEKCQHSEGFSKSLGLHKVFQGQEVFSNHPPILGAHSDADARNGVYGLFDGLHTFHAVSRLSTASLGYGTIVQPSSPSIQASSPSSVLMFQEASSKTSMVQPVPCRNGQDGGDGGSCFANLTGMEALHRKEATLPIWPPIMGFHFANQQHKMIEVHAPILDNKLDTQNDQNVSRNGCRLFGFSLTEKIPVADSVGKPLPVSSTSTQVKLDAAFSTSVAQTPAKPVGCSCNGISAAYTMCTAPF, from the exons ATGGGCATCGATTTGAACACGatagaggaggaggcggaggaggaggaggacgaggagtcgGAGCAGCAGCCCGCCCACCACGTCGCTTCCGCTGTGGCGGCCGAGGAGGAAGCTTGTCGGGCCGCGTCGGTGTGCCTCGAATTGTGGCACGCGTGTGCCGGGCCCCGGATTTGGCTGCCGAAGAAGGGGAGCTTGGTCGTGTACTTGCCGCAGGGGCATCTTGAGCACCTGAgggacggcggcggcggcaggggGAGAGGGGGGATCGGCGGCTACGATGTGCCGCCTCATGTCTTGTGCCGTGTGGTTGACGTCAAGCTCCAT GCTGATGCGGCTACGGACGACGTCTATGCTCAGCTCTCTCTTGTCGCTGAAAACGAG GAATACGAAGCAAGATTGAAGAAGGGTGAGGTTGAACAAAATGCGGAAGAAGAAAATGATGAATCTATAAGCAAGTCGCTGATTCCCCATATGTTCTGCAAGACCCTCACTGCCTCTGACACgagcacacatggagggttctctGTGCCACGCCGAGCTGCTGAGGACTGTTTCCCTCCCCTG GATTATAAACAGCAGAGGCCTTCGCAGGAGCTCATCACAAAAGATTTGCATGGCACTGAATGGAGGTTTCGACATATCTACAGAG GTCAACCGCGTAGGCATCTTCTTACAACTGGATGGAGTGCATTTGTAAATAGGAAGAAGCTCATCTCAGGGGATGCGGTGCTCTTTCTTCG GGGAAATGATGGGATGCTCAGATTGGGTGTCAGGAGAGCAGCTCAATTTAAAAACATCTGTCCAGTTTCGGAACATCAAAGTGGGAATATGAACTTAGCCGCGTTTGCTGTTGTTGCAAATGCTGTGTCCGACAAAAATGTCTTTGACATCTATTATAACCCAAG GGTGAGCTCGTCAGAGTTCATAATTCCATATCGGAAATTTGTGAAAAGTTTATCTAATTCCATTTCTGTGGGAATGAGGTTTAAACTGCTATATGAAGGTGACGATGCCACAGACAGAAG GTCCACAGGACTGATAACTGGGATCAGTGACATGGACCCTGTAAGATGGCCTGGTTCAAAGTGGAGATGCCTTTTG GTAAACTGGGATGATGTTGTAAATGCTAATCAACAAACTAGGTTATCACCATGGGAAATCAAACCAACCTGTTCAGTTTTAAGCTCTGGAAGCTTGTCGACAACAGGTTGCAAGAGGGCCAAAGTTACTCTTCCCTCAGTCAATATGGATTTCCCTATTCCAA ATGGAAATCAATGTCTGGACTTGAGGGAATCTGCAAGTTTCCATAAGgtcttgcaaggtcaagaattttCGAGGTTTAGAATTCCAAGTAGTGTTGGTGTACTAGCCTCTCATGTTTCTGAGGTTGAAAAATGTCAGCACTCAGAGG GCTTTAGCAAATCTCTCGGACTCCACAAGGTCTTTCAAGGTCAAGAAGTTTTCTCAAACCATCCACCAATCCTTGGAGCTCATTCTGATGCTGATGCAAGGAATGGTGTGTATGGCCTTTTTGATGGTCTTCATACATTTCATGCTGTAAGCAGATTGTCTACAGCATCTTTGGGATATGGCACTATTGTTCAACCATCATCTCCATCAATTCAAGCATCATCCCCATCCTCGGTGTTGatgtttcaagaagcaagttccaaGACATCAATGGTCCAGCCTGTGCCATGCAGGAATGGTCAAGATGGTGGTGACGGTGGCAGCTGTTTTGCCAACTTAACTGGCATGGAAGCCTTGCATAGAAAAGAAGCAACCTTGCCAATCTGGCCTCCGATTATGGGTTTTCATTTTGCCAATCAGCAACACAAAATGATTGAAGTCCATGCTCCCATCTTGGATAATAAGTTGGACACACAAAATGACCAGAATGTCAGCCGAAATGGTTGCAGACTTTTTGGCTTTTCCTTGACTGAGAAGATTCCTGTAGCAGATTCAGTTGGCAAACCTCTTCCTGTCTCTTCAACCTCAACTCAGGTCAAGCTTGATGCTGCCTTCTCGACTTCAGTGGCTCAAACACCTGCTAAGCCTGTCGGTTGCAGTTGCAATGGAATAAGTGCAGCTTACACCATGTGTACTGCTCCATTTTAG